The following coding sequences lie in one Cupriavidus sp. WKF15 genomic window:
- a CDS encoding c-type cytochrome: MSMWADTARALALAAGCVASAAWAGTADTAAARTALGRTATAAEVAAWDIDVRPDFQGLPKGSGTVAQGQKIWDGKCASCHGDFGESNEVFSPIVGGTTADDIRSGRVAAMTGNQPYRTTLMKVSTVSTLWDYIHRAMPWNAPRSLSADDVYAVTAYLLNLGEIVPSDFTLSDANIAEVQRKMPNRNGMTTEHGMWPGRGRADTHNVACMKDCESTVKVVSAMPDYARDSHGDLSQQQREFGPTRGVVALASAKAMPVATAPVAPGAKLTGQYQCMACHALDRKVVGPSFSDIASRYRGQGDAHAALERKVKAGGQGTWGSVPMPPQPQIPDSDIRAMVGWILEAK, translated from the coding sequence ATGTCCATGTGGGCTGACACGGCGCGCGCGCTGGCGCTGGCGGCCGGCTGCGTGGCCTCCGCGGCCTGGGCTGGCACGGCAGACACGGCCGCGGCACGCACGGCACTGGGCCGCACCGCGACCGCGGCCGAGGTGGCCGCCTGGGACATCGACGTGCGCCCCGATTTCCAGGGCCTGCCCAAGGGCAGCGGCACGGTGGCGCAGGGACAAAAGATCTGGGATGGCAAATGCGCGTCCTGCCATGGCGACTTCGGCGAATCGAACGAAGTCTTCTCGCCCATCGTGGGCGGCACCACGGCCGACGATATCCGCAGCGGCCGCGTCGCCGCGATGACCGGCAACCAGCCGTACCGCACCACGCTGATGAAGGTCAGCACGGTCAGCACGCTGTGGGACTACATCCACCGCGCGATGCCGTGGAATGCGCCGAGGAGCCTGAGCGCCGACGATGTCTACGCCGTCACGGCCTATCTGCTGAACCTTGGCGAGATTGTCCCGTCCGACTTCACGCTGTCGGACGCCAACATCGCCGAGGTGCAGCGCAAGATGCCGAACCGCAACGGCATGACCACGGAACACGGGATGTGGCCCGGCCGCGGCCGGGCCGATACGCACAACGTGGCGTGCATGAAGGACTGCGAGTCAACCGTGAAGGTGGTCTCGGCCATGCCGGACTACGCGCGCGATTCGCACGGCGACCTGTCGCAGCAGCAGCGCGAGTTCGGACCCACGCGCGGCGTGGTGGCGCTGGCTTCGGCGAAGGCGATGCCGGTCGCCACTGCGCCAGTGGCACCAGGCGCGAAGCTGACCGGCCAGTACCAGTGCATGGCGTGCCACGCCCTCGATCGCAAAGTGGTGGGTCCGTCATTCTCGGATATCGCCAGCAGGTATCGCGGGCAGGGTGATGCTCACGCCGCGCTGGAGCGCAAGGTCAAGGCGGGCGGGCAGGGCACCTGGGGCAGCGTGCCGATGCCACCGCAGCCACAGATCCCCGATTCGGACATCCGCGCCATGGTGGGGTGGATTCTTGAGGCAAAATAG